In one window of Cytophagaceae bacterium ABcell3 DNA:
- a CDS encoding phytoene/squalene synthase family protein, producing the protein MELYSNTSFKCSKLITVSYSTSFSLGIKTLDKRFHEPIYGIYGFVRYADEIVDTFHDFDKKELLDKFSNDTFEAIKTGISLNPVLQSFQLVVNKYDISDELINAFLRSMSMDLYNQSYQHNLYNEYIYGSAEVVGLMCLKVFAEGDQQTYDSLKPYAQKLGAAFQKVNFLRDMKSDFQERGRVYFPNISFNQFTVHEKQKIENDIRKDFEEALIGIKQLPQGARKGVYLAYVYYWTLFRKIRNMPPAKILNERVRIPDNMKFILLLKSYIKHSF; encoded by the coding sequence ATGGAACTATATAGCAACACATCTTTCAAATGCAGCAAGCTAATAACGGTTAGCTACAGCACCTCCTTTTCTTTAGGAATAAAAACATTGGACAAACGGTTTCATGAACCCATTTACGGGATTTATGGTTTTGTAAGGTACGCAGACGAAATAGTAGATACTTTTCATGATTTTGACAAAAAAGAACTACTAGATAAGTTTTCAAATGATACATTCGAAGCTATAAAAACAGGCATTAGCCTAAACCCTGTTTTACAATCTTTCCAACTAGTAGTAAATAAGTATGATATTAGCGATGAGCTAATAAATGCGTTTTTAAGAAGCATGTCCATGGATCTATACAACCAGTCATATCAGCATAACCTCTATAATGAATATATTTACGGCTCTGCAGAGGTCGTTGGATTAATGTGTTTAAAAGTATTTGCCGAAGGCGATCAACAAACCTATGATAGCCTCAAACCTTATGCACAAAAACTAGGTGCTGCATTTCAAAAGGTAAACTTCTTACGGGACATGAAAAGCGACTTTCAAGAAAGAGGGCGGGTCTACTTTCCTAACATAAGCTTTAACCAGTTCACCGTTCACGAAAAGCAAAAAATTGAAAACGATATAAGAAAAGACTTTGAAGAAGCACTTATAGGAATAAAACAACTACCACAAGGAGCAAGAAAAGGTGTATATCTGGCATATGTTTACTATTGGACACTTTTCAGAAAAATAAGGAACATGCCTCCGGCAAAAATTTTAAACGAACGCGTTAGAATACCAGATAACATGAAGTTTATTCTATTATTAAAGTCTTACATTAAACACAGTTTTTGA
- a CDS encoding lycopene cyclase domain-containing protein gives MLTYLLLNIGSIAYPLHASFDKRVRVDKQWRHIFPAILSTAAVFIIWDIIFTHKGVWQFNHDYTLGIDIVNLPLEEWMFFFTIPYACIFIYEVIRYYFGNKRLNYHSGKITVILVVSLLICGIYNFDKLYTLVVSLFTAAVLLVHYYRFGEKHLRLFYIAYLFHLIPFFLVNGILTALPVVIYNESEKISFRLWTIPLEDSIYSMALLLMNITVYEILKEKFQNHKVNEPVNAI, from the coding sequence ATGCTTACTTATCTACTTTTAAATATCGGCTCCATTGCATACCCCCTACACGCTTCTTTTGACAAAAGGGTCAGAGTAGATAAACAGTGGAGACATATTTTTCCAGCCATTCTTTCTACGGCCGCAGTCTTTATCATATGGGACATCATTTTTACCCACAAAGGAGTATGGCAATTTAACCATGACTATACATTAGGTATAGACATAGTAAACCTCCCACTGGAGGAATGGATGTTCTTTTTTACCATACCTTATGCATGTATATTTATATATGAAGTAATCAGGTATTACTTTGGGAACAAAAGACTTAATTACCATTCAGGCAAAATCACTGTGATCCTAGTGGTAAGCCTTTTAATTTGTGGCATTTATAATTTCGACAAATTATATACACTAGTAGTTTCACTCTTTACCGCAGCAGTATTGTTAGTACATTACTATAGGTTTGGAGAAAAACATTTGCGGCTTTTCTACATTGCTTACCTATTCCATCTTATACCATTTTTTCTGGTAAATGGCATCCTTACCGCCCTTCCAGTAGTAATTTATAACGAGTCAGAAAAAATTTCATTTAGGTTGTGGACCATTCCTTTAGAAGACAGTATTTATTCCATGGCTTTGTTGTTAATGAACATTACAGTTTATGAAATATTAAAAGAGAAATTTCAAAACCATAAGGTAAACGAACCTGTTAACGCCATATGA
- a CDS encoding 4-hydroxy-3-methylbut-2-enyl diphosphate reductase, translated as MNVNVTIDQNSGFCFGVIYAIEMAESILDEEGKLYCLGDIVHNEQEIERLKEKGLRIIDHKDLQDLHNQKVLIRAHGEPASTYQLALKNNLELIDASCPVVLKLQNRIKSSYDSGETIYIYGKKGHAEVIGLQSQTNNTAIVFENLSELDLDSLPNNMSVFSQTTKSTDKFYAIKDELKSINPNINFNDTICRQVSNRDKDLRDFALKHDKIVFVSGTKSSNGKVLYNVCKTNNPNTYFVTSPDEIDKSVFRENDNIGICGATSTPRWLMEQIKKKILSF; from the coding sequence ATGAATGTAAATGTTACCATAGATCAAAATTCAGGCTTTTGCTTTGGCGTCATATACGCTATAGAAATGGCAGAGTCTATATTAGACGAAGAAGGCAAGCTGTATTGCCTTGGTGATATTGTACATAATGAACAGGAGATTGAACGGCTGAAAGAAAAAGGCTTACGGATCATTGACCATAAAGACTTACAGGACTTACACAATCAAAAAGTGCTAATCCGTGCGCATGGCGAACCTGCTAGCACTTACCAGTTGGCGTTAAAAAATAATCTTGAACTCATTGATGCCTCATGCCCAGTAGTATTGAAATTACAAAACAGGATAAAGAGTAGCTATGATTCAGGAGAAACAATATATATATACGGGAAAAAAGGACATGCTGAAGTTATTGGGCTACAGTCTCAAACAAACAATACAGCCATCGTCTTTGAAAATTTAAGCGAGCTTGATTTAGACTCGCTACCCAATAATATGTCCGTGTTCAGCCAAACGACAAAAAGTACAGATAAATTTTACGCAATAAAGGACGAGCTAAAATCCATTAATCCGAACATAAATTTTAATGACACAATTTGCCGGCAGGTTTCAAATAGAGACAAAGACCTGAGAGACTTTGCCTTAAAACATGACAAAATAGTTTTTGTATCTGGAACCAAGTCCTCAAATGGCAAAGTACTGTACAATGTATGTAAGACCAATAACCCAAATACTTACTTTGTAACATCACCAGACGAAATAGACAAAAGTGTATTTAGAGAAAACGACAACATAGGAATATGCGGGGCAACTTCGACACCAAGGTGGTTAATGGAGCAAATAAAGAAAAAAATTCTGAGCTTCTAA
- a CDS encoding fatty acid desaturase has product MRGNFDTKVVNGANKEKNSELLNNNVYPHKGVIIGTIIIFLWLASLTFFLNIDIETPLIIAGILLQTYLYTGIFITAHDAMHGTVSRNSTINTAIGKLCTLLFAFNNYNKLYHKHHLHHKHPATEEDPDYHNGKFLAWYFSFLKQYISIWQIIFMAITYNVLKYFFTEINVLLFWALPSVLSTFQLFYFGTYLPHKGAHDIKNAHKARSQNKNHTLALLTCYFFGYHYEHHDKPYVPWWQLYKTR; this is encoded by the coding sequence ATGCGGGGCAACTTCGACACCAAGGTGGTTAATGGAGCAAATAAAGAAAAAAATTCTGAGCTTCTAAACAACAATGTATACCCACACAAAGGGGTAATCATAGGAACTATCATCATTTTCCTATGGCTAGCTTCGCTTACATTTTTTCTTAATATCGATATAGAAACACCATTAATTATTGCAGGAATACTCCTTCAAACGTATCTATATACAGGCATTTTTATTACAGCGCATGATGCAATGCATGGAACTGTTTCAAGGAACAGCACGATCAATACTGCAATAGGCAAGCTTTGTACCTTACTATTTGCCTTCAACAACTACAACAAGCTATACCATAAACACCACTTACACCATAAGCATCCAGCTACAGAAGAAGATCCTGATTATCACAACGGAAAGTTTTTGGCATGGTATTTTAGTTTCTTAAAGCAATACATTTCCATATGGCAAATCATATTTATGGCCATAACATATAATGTTTTAAAATACTTCTTCACCGAAATCAATGTACTGCTCTTTTGGGCACTTCCTTCTGTTTTGAGCACCTTCCAATTGTTTTACTTCGGGACCTATTTGCCTCACAAGGGTGCTCATGACATAAAAAATGCACACAAAGCCAGAAGTCAGAACAAAAATCACACATTAGCTTTATTAACTTGCTATTTTTTTGGATACCACTACGAACACCACGATAAGCCATACGTACCTTGGTGGCAACTGTATAAAACCAGATAA
- a CDS encoding sugar MFS transporter gives MPGINTESSNRTSSLIVLSTLFFMWGFITVINLMLIDELMLAFELDLTEMLIINLAFFGTYFIISVPAGKLINNIGYKNGIISGVILAGIGCMLYYPAAEERSYPLVLLSTFVLASGITILQVGANPYVVLISRRGTEASRLTLVQAFNALGTVLASLLAIGLFYNLADYSPQAHEAMSPEEIKRSAANYVQLPYLIMGAVMFLLALLIGFSKLPKVITHEMEPLVKEPEDGPRRFVLQFPHLVLGAVAIFAYVGAEVTLGTYITRAAEDLAKYYWGGAMAGRFLGAFLLMSFSPRKLIGVFSTIAALLVLTYILSGPATDPSLWPIIAVGLFNSILFPCIFAMGIHGLGKFSEEGSSILIMSIVGGAVIPFIFFNIESTTAAFFLPILCYLYISYYGFKGSIYKNK, from the coding sequence ATGCCTGGTATTAATACAGAAAGTAGTAACAGAACATCTTCCCTCATAGTCCTTTCCACATTATTTTTTATGTGGGGGTTCATAACTGTAATTAACCTAATGCTAATCGACGAGCTCATGCTAGCCTTTGAGCTTGATCTCACCGAAATGCTCATAATAAACCTAGCCTTTTTTGGCACTTATTTCATTATCTCAGTGCCAGCCGGTAAGTTAATAAACAACATAGGTTATAAAAATGGTATCATATCAGGGGTTATTCTAGCAGGTATCGGTTGTATGCTTTATTATCCAGCGGCAGAAGAAAGGTCCTATCCTTTGGTTTTGCTCTCAACTTTTGTCTTGGCATCTGGTATAACAATATTGCAAGTCGGCGCCAACCCTTATGTAGTGCTCATAAGCAGAAGGGGTACTGAAGCAAGTCGCTTAACACTTGTCCAGGCCTTTAATGCTTTAGGAACTGTACTAGCTTCACTATTAGCCATAGGTCTGTTTTACAACCTTGCCGATTATAGCCCTCAGGCACACGAGGCTATGAGTCCTGAAGAAATTAAACGATCCGCTGCGAATTACGTTCAACTGCCCTATTTGATAATGGGGGCCGTAATGTTTTTATTAGCGTTACTCATTGGCTTTAGTAAACTTCCAAAGGTAATTACCCATGAGATGGAACCACTGGTAAAAGAACCGGAGGATGGGCCACGAAGATTTGTACTCCAATTCCCACATTTAGTATTAGGCGCAGTAGCCATATTCGCTTATGTAGGTGCTGAAGTAACATTAGGGACTTATATAACACGTGCAGCAGAAGACTTAGCCAAATATTACTGGGGAGGTGCCATGGCCGGCAGGTTTTTAGGGGCATTTTTACTAATGAGCTTTAGCCCTAGAAAACTTATAGGGGTATTTTCGACCATTGCAGCTTTGTTAGTGCTGACCTACATTCTTAGCGGCCCTGCAACAGATCCATCACTATGGCCAATCATTGCAGTAGGACTTTTTAATTCAATCTTATTCCCATGCATATTTGCTATGGGTATTCACGGCCTTGGAAAGTTTTCCGAAGAAGGTTCTTCAATTTTAATTATGTCTATAGTTGGAGGCGCGGTAATCCCTTTTATATTCTTCAACATAGAATCAACAACCGCCGCATTCTTCCTTCCTATCCTTTGCTACCTATATATTAGTTATTACGGCTTTAAAGGCTCTATTTATAAGAATAAGTAA
- the lysA gene encoding diaminopimelate decarboxylase: protein MEFRDGNYLIQGLNVQDICAEFDTPLYVYDAEKILLQYSRLKNAFDGVDLKIKYAVKALTNQAILKLLRKAGSGVDVVSIQEVHLALKAGYKGSDIMFTPSCTDFEEIREAIKIGTTVNIDSIPYLEKFGKEYGNSYPCCIRINPHIDAGGNIKIMTGHKESKFGISIDQVEEVYEVVKKYGISVAGLHIHSGSDFKSPDAFVKAAEVLFDLSERFPDLQFLDLGSGFKVAYKEGDHTTDIEALGKKMSEAFNAFCDKYGRKLQLWFEPGKFLVSECGYFFVKTNVVKPTPACTFVGVGSGLNHLIRPMMYNAHHDIINVSNPSGAKQKYKVVGYICETDTFGSDVELSEVRENDILALKNAGAYGFSMSSNYNSRFRPAEVLVYNKKAHLIRKRETMEDLLRNQVEVDID, encoded by the coding sequence ATGGAATTTCGTGACGGTAACTATTTAATACAAGGGCTCAATGTACAGGATATTTGTGCAGAGTTTGACACCCCTTTGTATGTGTATGACGCTGAAAAAATCTTACTTCAGTATAGTAGATTAAAAAATGCTTTTGATGGTGTAGACCTGAAAATCAAATATGCTGTTAAAGCGCTAACGAATCAGGCTATCTTAAAACTGCTTCGGAAAGCTGGATCTGGTGTAGATGTAGTTTCCATTCAAGAAGTGCATTTGGCATTAAAAGCAGGTTATAAAGGTTCCGACATTATGTTTACGCCGAGCTGTACTGATTTCGAAGAAATTCGTGAAGCTATAAAAATTGGTACAACTGTAAATATTGATAGCATTCCTTATTTGGAAAAGTTTGGTAAAGAATATGGCAATTCTTACCCATGTTGTATTCGGATCAATCCACATATAGATGCCGGTGGTAATATTAAAATCATGACCGGCCATAAGGAATCTAAGTTTGGTATTTCTATTGACCAAGTAGAGGAGGTTTATGAGGTTGTCAAGAAGTATGGTATTTCAGTGGCAGGATTGCATATTCATAGCGGATCGGACTTTAAAAGCCCGGATGCTTTCGTAAAGGCCGCCGAAGTGCTGTTTGACCTGTCTGAACGCTTTCCTGATTTACAGTTTTTGGATTTAGGTAGTGGCTTTAAAGTAGCCTATAAAGAAGGTGACCATACTACAGATATCGAAGCTCTTGGTAAAAAAATGTCTGAAGCATTCAATGCCTTTTGTGACAAATATGGGAGAAAGCTTCAATTATGGTTTGAGCCGGGAAAGTTTTTGGTGAGCGAGTGTGGATACTTCTTTGTAAAAACCAATGTTGTTAAACCTACGCCTGCCTGTACATTTGTAGGTGTTGGCTCTGGGTTAAACCACCTTATCAGGCCAATGATGTACAATGCCCACCATGATATTATCAATGTCTCTAATCCTTCTGGTGCGAAACAAAAATATAAAGTTGTTGGCTATATCTGTGAAACAGATACTTTTGGTTCAGATGTAGAACTTTCGGAAGTAAGGGAAAATGATATTTTGGCATTGAAGAATGCAGGTGCTTATGGGTTTAGTATGAGCTCTAACTACAATTCGAGGTTCAGACCTGCGGAAGTTTTGGTTTATAATAAGAAAGCTCATTTGATTAGGAAACGTGAAACAATGGAAGACCTTTTAAGAAACCAGGTTGAGGTAGATATAGACTAG
- a CDS encoding MBL fold metallo-hydrolase, translating to MKLFVTALNSGSNGNCYYIGNNDDAVLVDAGISCREIERRMARLGLDMQKVRALFISHEHADHVRGVKVLSKKYKLPVYITPGTLNNARYLDPTNPFFVKMHSYSSIKYGDLEVIAFPKLHDARDPQSFIIRQHGLCVGVFTDIGAPCEHVIENFKHCHAIFLEANYDTKMLETGRYPYYLKRRISSEKGHLSNEQALELFLEHRPPFMSHVFLSHISADNNDREMAYNLFNSQSDGVKIVLTSRSSEIPVYEILGEQTEIGVSEAVG from the coding sequence ATGAAATTATTTGTAACCGCACTCAATTCTGGAAGCAATGGAAATTGCTATTATATAGGAAATAATGATGATGCTGTATTAGTCGATGCAGGAATTAGTTGTCGGGAAATTGAACGAAGGATGGCGCGTCTTGGACTGGATATGCAAAAAGTCCGTGCTTTGTTTATTTCTCACGAACATGCTGACCATGTAAGAGGTGTGAAGGTTTTGTCAAAGAAGTATAAGCTACCGGTTTACATAACCCCTGGCACTTTGAACAATGCACGGTACTTGGATCCTACTAACCCATTTTTTGTAAAAATGCATTCTTACTCCAGTATCAAGTACGGCGATTTGGAAGTAATTGCTTTCCCCAAACTACATGATGCCAGAGATCCTCAAAGCTTTATTATTAGACAACATGGGTTGTGTGTTGGCGTTTTCACGGATATAGGCGCTCCTTGTGAACATGTGATAGAAAATTTTAAGCATTGCCATGCGATTTTCCTTGAAGCAAATTACGATACAAAAATGCTTGAAACAGGGCGCTATCCATATTATTTGAAGCGAAGAATCAGCAGTGAAAAAGGGCATTTGTCAAATGAGCAGGCACTGGAGCTTTTTCTCGAACATCGGCCTCCTTTTATGAGCCATGTTTTCCTCTCGCATATTTCTGCTGATAACAACGACCGGGAGATGGCCTATAATCTGTTTAATTCGCAGTCTGATGGCGTGAAAATAGTTTTGACGTCGAGGTCTTCTGAAATTCCTGTCTACGAGATCTTGGGAGAACAAACAGAAATTGGTGTGAGTGAAGCTGTCGGTTAA
- a CDS encoding anthranilate synthase component I family protein: MKTYKLKTRYKKLLADTVTPVSIYLKIRDKFANSILLESSDYHGTENSISYICIKPIARFEVANDSINTQFPDGTKTKTAIEQKGQVIHELNQFRNRFETEEGEFNFSNNGLFGYIAFDAVRYFEDVEIKTYSSEERNIPDILYQVYQYVIVINHFKEELYIFEHSYGDEEESIHLIETLINNKNFASYRFYPGNDEVSNFNDEEFLQIIQKGIDHCHRGDVFQMVLSRRFSQSFKGDEFNVYRALRSINPSPYLFYFDYGNFKIFGSSPEAQIVIKDRKATIYPIAGTFKRTGNDQQDAELAKKLFDDPKENSEHVMLVDLARNDLSRSGKDVTVETFKEIQYYSHVIHLVSKVTGELEDSTSSLNLVADTFPAGTLSGAPKHSAMTLINKYEKGNRGFYGGAIGFLGFNGDFNHAIIIRSLLSRNNKLFYQAGAGVVAKSNTQSELNEVHNKLLALRKSFEIASEIK, translated from the coding sequence ATGAAAACATACAAATTAAAGACGCGATATAAGAAACTATTAGCCGATACCGTAACGCCGGTAAGTATCTATTTAAAGATCAGAGACAAGTTTGCTAACAGCATTCTACTAGAAAGCTCTGACTATCACGGAACTGAAAACAGCATTTCTTATATATGCATAAAACCCATAGCCAGATTTGAAGTTGCTAACGACAGCATCAACACCCAATTTCCAGATGGTACAAAAACCAAAACAGCTATTGAGCAAAAGGGCCAGGTTATACATGAGCTAAACCAATTCAGAAACCGCTTTGAGACCGAGGAAGGGGAGTTTAACTTTAGCAACAATGGGCTTTTCGGATATATCGCTTTTGATGCAGTAAGGTATTTTGAAGATGTAGAAATCAAAACCTATAGCTCAGAAGAACGCAATATACCCGATATTCTTTATCAGGTCTACCAATATGTCATAGTCATAAACCACTTCAAAGAAGAGCTTTACATATTTGAGCACAGTTATGGCGACGAAGAAGAAAGCATCCACCTCATAGAAACCCTTATAAACAATAAAAACTTTGCCAGCTACCGGTTTTATCCTGGCAATGACGAGGTGTCTAATTTCAATGACGAAGAATTCCTGCAAATCATCCAAAAAGGAATAGACCATTGCCACCGTGGAGACGTTTTCCAAATGGTGCTGTCAAGAAGATTCTCTCAGAGCTTTAAAGGCGATGAGTTTAACGTTTACAGGGCATTAAGATCAATAAACCCTAGCCCTTATCTGTTTTATTTTGATTATGGCAATTTCAAAATTTTCGGATCTTCACCTGAAGCACAAATAGTAATAAAAGACAGAAAAGCCACTATTTACCCTATAGCAGGAACATTTAAGCGTACTGGCAATGATCAACAAGACGCAGAGTTGGCTAAAAAACTTTTTGATGACCCAAAGGAAAACTCAGAACACGTAATGCTTGTTGACTTAGCCCGGAATGACCTAAGCCGCAGTGGCAAAGACGTTACCGTTGAAACTTTCAAAGAGATACAATATTACTCACATGTCATCCATTTGGTTTCTAAAGTTACGGGTGAACTTGAGGATAGCACCTCGTCGTTAAACTTAGTGGCTGATACTTTTCCGGCAGGCACTTTGTCTGGCGCACCAAAGCATTCGGCTATGACATTAATAAACAAATACGAAAAAGGGAACAGGGGATTTTATGGTGGTGCGATAGGCTTCTTAGGGTTCAATGGCGACTTTAACCACGCCATTATCATTAGATCACTCCTAAGCAGAAACAACAAACTGTTTTATCAGGCAGGCGCAGGAGTTGTAGCTAAGTCTAATACCCAAAGCGAGTTAAATGAAGTGCACAACAAGCTTTTGGCACTAAGAAAATCCTTTGAAATAGCCTCAGAAATTAAATAA
- a CDS encoding aminodeoxychorismate/anthranilate synthase component II — MKILVLDNYDSFVYNIVHIIRELGYGEHMDVIRNNKISLEEVKAYDKILLSPGPGIPSEAGIMLDLIKEYAPKKSIFGVCLGHQAIGEVFGASLINLDEVYHGIGINTKITANDTIFKGLPQTFKSGRYHSWAVDPKSNLENLTITAQDDLNNIMALKHKSYDVRGVQFHPESILTENGKLILKNWLEN; from the coding sequence ATGAAAATACTGGTTCTTGACAATTACGATTCGTTCGTTTACAATATAGTACATATCATCCGGGAGCTTGGCTACGGCGAACACATGGATGTGATCAGAAATAACAAGATTAGCTTGGAAGAAGTGAAAGCCTATGACAAAATCTTACTTTCCCCAGGGCCGGGCATACCTTCAGAGGCAGGCATTATGCTTGACCTAATCAAGGAATATGCTCCTAAGAAAAGTATATTTGGAGTCTGTTTAGGCCATCAGGCAATCGGTGAAGTATTTGGGGCATCCTTAATAAACTTGGACGAAGTCTACCATGGCATTGGTATTAATACCAAAATCACCGCCAATGACACTATATTCAAAGGTTTACCTCAAACTTTCAAATCCGGAAGGTATCATTCTTGGGCAGTAGACCCAAAGTCTAACCTCGAAAACCTGACCATAACAGCCCAAGATGACCTAAACAACATTATGGCCCTAAAACATAAAAGCTATGATGTAAGAGGGGTGCAATTCCACCCAGAGTCGATCTTGACCGAAAATGGAAAGCTCATCTTAAAAAATTGGCTAGAAAACTAA
- the trpD gene encoding anthranilate phosphoribosyltransferase: MKDILNHLLEQKSLDRATARQVLMDLAQGKVNQSQMACFLTIYMMRSITVDELEGFRDAMLDLCIATDLSDYSPIDLCGTGGDGKDTFNVSTAASFVVAGAGVKVAKHGNYGISSACGSSNLMEYLGYKFTNQKDTLERQIDKAGICIMHAPLFHPAMKNVAPIRRELGVKTFFNMLGPMVNPAFPKHQMIGVFSLELARLYGYLYQNTGKHFVILHSLDGYDEVSLTGAFKVISGRNEAIYQPEELGFSRLEQSQLSGGNTVEEAATIFNAVLSNKCTPAQKEVVLANAGMAIYCACPEMSLEDAFATAKESLESGKALTAFKKLLEYNA, encoded by the coding sequence GTGAAAGATATCCTAAACCATCTGTTAGAACAAAAAAGCCTTGACAGGGCAACTGCAAGACAAGTACTTATGGACCTGGCACAAGGAAAGGTTAACCAGAGCCAAATGGCTTGCTTCCTTACAATCTATATGATGCGCAGCATTACCGTAGATGAACTGGAAGGGTTTAGAGACGCCATGCTGGACTTATGCATTGCAACAGACCTTTCAGATTACAGTCCTATAGACCTATGTGGAACAGGTGGTGACGGAAAAGACACCTTTAATGTATCTACCGCAGCATCTTTTGTGGTAGCCGGTGCCGGTGTAAAAGTTGCGAAACACGGCAATTATGGCATTTCTTCAGCCTGTGGCTCCTCTAATTTAATGGAGTACCTAGGCTATAAGTTTACCAACCAAAAAGATACGCTAGAAAGACAAATAGACAAGGCTGGCATTTGCATTATGCACGCCCCTTTGTTTCACCCGGCCATGAAAAATGTTGCCCCAATCAGAAGAGAGTTAGGCGTAAAAACATTTTTCAATATGCTAGGTCCTATGGTAAACCCTGCATTCCCTAAGCATCAAATGATCGGTGTGTTTAGCCTTGAGCTTGCCCGGTTATATGGTTACCTTTATCAAAATACAGGAAAGCATTTTGTCATCCTGCATTCGCTTGATGGCTATGACGAAGTATCATTGACCGGTGCATTCAAAGTAATCTCCGGGAGGAATGAGGCCATATACCAACCAGAGGAGCTAGGCTTTTCACGGCTAGAGCAAAGTCAACTTAGTGGCGGAAACACGGTAGAGGAAGCTGCGACCATTTTCAATGCAGTGCTTAGCAACAAGTGTACGCCCGCACAAAAGGAAGTAGTTCTGGCAAATGCAGGAATGGCCATTTACTGCGCATGTCCTGAAATGTCCCTAGAAGATGCCTTTGCCACAGCAAAAGAGTCACTTGAATCTGGAAAAGCATTGACGGCGTTTAAAAAGCTTTTGGAATATAATGCTTGA
- the trpC gene encoding indole-3-glycerol phosphate synthase TrpC, whose amino-acid sequence MNILDKIINHKKAEVESRRQLCPVAELEKTMYFNRTPLSLKQFLKDPERTGIIAEFKKKSPSKGVINDKVLVQDVVNMYDEGGASAISVLTDIDYFGGSDKDLTQARVTVNCPLLRKDFIVDQYQIVEAKSLGADIILLIAAALTPQKLQELAAFTKYLGMEVLLEVHDEEELKSHINDSVDVVGVNNRNLKTFEVSIETSKRLSELIPEQFLKVSESGIDNPETIRELKKYGFNGFLIGENFMKTENPGKSFKDFVSKI is encoded by the coding sequence ATGAATATACTCGATAAAATAATAAACCATAAGAAGGCAGAAGTTGAATCACGAAGGCAGCTATGCCCAGTTGCAGAGCTGGAGAAAACCATGTATTTCAACCGTACACCGCTATCGCTAAAGCAGTTTCTGAAAGATCCAGAAAGAACGGGTATTATTGCTGAGTTTAAGAAAAAATCTCCATCTAAAGGAGTAATTAATGACAAGGTACTGGTTCAGGATGTTGTAAACATGTACGATGAAGGAGGAGCTTCTGCCATTTCTGTACTTACAGATATAGATTATTTCGGCGGATCCGACAAAGACCTTACCCAAGCAAGGGTTACAGTAAACTGTCCCCTATTGAGAAAAGATTTTATTGTGGATCAATACCAAATTGTTGAAGCGAAATCACTTGGCGCCGACATAATATTATTAATTGCAGCTGCCCTAACGCCACAAAAGCTACAAGAGCTGGCTGCCTTTACAAAATATCTTGGTATGGAGGTGCTTCTAGAAGTTCATGATGAAGAAGAACTTAAAAGCCATATTAATGATTCAGTAGATGTAGTGGGTGTCAACAACAGGAACTTAAAAACATTTGAAGTGAGCATTGAAACTTCTAAAAGGCTGTCTGAGTTAATTCCTGAACAGTTTCTTAAAGTTTCCGAAAGTGGCATTGACAATCCTGAAACCATAAGAGAGCTAAAAAAATATGGCTTCAACGGATTTCTCATTGGAGAAAATTTTATGAAAACCGAAAATCCAGGCAAATCATTTAAAGACTTTGTCTCTAAGATTTAA